CCGAGACCGAGGACCGACCCGCCGTGCAGGTCGGCGACCCCTACACCGAGAAGCTGCTCATCGAGGCCAACGAGCAACTCGTCGACGAGGGGCTGATCGAATCGGCCCGCGACCTCGGCGCCGCCGGCCTCGGCGGGGCCTCGAGCGAACTCGTCGCCAAGGGCGGCCTCGGCGCGGAGATCGAACTCGAGCGGGTCCACCAGCGCGAACCGAACATGAACGCCCTCGAGATCCTGCTCGCCGAGTCCCAGGAGCGGATGTGCTACGAGGTCGAGCCGGAGAACGTCGACCGCGTGCGCGAAATCGCCGAGCGGTTCGATCTCGGCTGCTCCGTGATCGGCGAGGTCACCGACGGCAACTACACCTGCACGTTCGAGGGCGAGACCGTCGTCGACGTCGACGCCCACTTCCTCGGCGAGGGCGCGCCGATGAACGACCTCCCCAGCGAGGAGCCCGAACGGCCCGAGACCGACCTCCCCGAGGTCGACCTCGAGGAGGCCTTCGACGCCGTCGTCTCGAGTCCGAACACGGCCTCGAAGCGGTGGGTTTACCGGCAGTACGACCACGAGGTCGGCGTCCGCACGAGCGTCGGACCGGGCGACGACGCGGCCGTTATCGCGATTCGAGAGGCCGAGCAAGGGCTCGCGATCTCGTCGGGCGCCGCGCCGAACTGGACCGACGCCGCCCCCTACGAGGGCGCCCGCGCGGTGGCCCTCGAGAACGCGACGAACGTCGCGGCCAAGGGCGCGACGCCGCTGGCCGCCGTCGACTGCCTGAACGGCGGCAACCCCGAGAAGCCCGACGTCTACGGCGGCTTCACGGGTATCGTCGACGGCCTCGCGGAGATGTGCGGGACGCTGTCGGCGCCGGTCGTCGGCGGGAACGTCTCGCTGTACAACGACTCCGTGGCGGGGCCGATCCCGCCGACGCCGACGCTCGCGATGGTCGGCACCAAGGACGGCTACGACGCGCCGCCGCTGTCGGTCACGGCCGACGCTGACGACGGTGCGACTCTCCTGCTCGTCGGCGACCTCGGCCTCGAGGGCGAGGCCCGACTGGGCGGCTCCGAGTACCTCGCGCAGTTCGACGGCAGCGATCGGTTCCCCGCGCTCCCGGACGACCCCGCGGCCCTGATCGAGACGCTCGCCGACGTGGCCGACGACGACGCCACTCGCGCGGTCCACGACGTCAGCCACGGCGGGCTGGCGGTCGCCCTCGCGGAGATGGTCAGCGACGGCGCCGGCCTCGAGGTCTCGCTCCCCGTCCCCGAATCGGCCGACGAGACGGCCGCGGCGGCGCTGTTCCACGAACAGCCCGGGCGCGCCCTGATCCAGACCACCTCGCCCGACGCGGTCCGCGAGGCGTTCGACGGCGTCGCGCCGGTCGTCGAACTCGGCTCGGCGACCGACGACGGCCGCCTCGAGGTGACGGTCGGCGACCGAACGATCGCGACCGACGCGGCCGCGATCCGCGAGCGACGCGAGACGATCGAGCGCGAACTCGAGTAAGCGGGTCGTCTCGAGCGAACCCGTCGGGTCCGATCGGAAGTCGCTCCGTTCCTGCGGTCTGCCGGTATCTTGATATACTCCCGGTACAATTGCTTCCACGAATCGCTACTGGAGGACCCGTCAATGGCCACTGATACCCCGTCCGTCCTGATCGTCGAAGACGAGCCCGATCTCGCGAACCTCTACGCCGCGTGGCTCGGCGACACCTGCGACCTCGAGACGGCCTACGACGGCGAGACCGCGCTCGACGCCATCGACGAGACGGTCGACATCGTCCTCCTCGACCGGCGGATGCCGGGGCTGTCCGGCGATACGATCCTCACGACGATCCGCGACCGCGGGCTCGACTGTCGGGTCGCGATGGTCACGGCCGTCGAACCGGACTTCGACATCATCGAGATGGGCTTCGACGATTACCTGGTCAAACCCGTCTCGAAGGACGAACTCCGGCGGATCGTCGATCAGCTCACCCTCCGCGCGAGCTACGACGAACAACTACAGGAGTTCTTCGCGCTCGCCTCGAAGAAGGCGCTGTTGGACGCCCAGAAGACCGACGCCGAGCTCAAATCCAGCCAGGAGTACGCGCGGCTCCGGGATCGACTCGCGGTGCTTCGCGTCCAGGTCAACGACACGATGGAGGAACTGCTCGAGCAGAACGGGTATCGGCAGCTCTGTCAGGACATCACGCGGGATTCGATCCTCCAAGAATCGGGCTGAGTACCCGTCTTCGGGAGTCGGACCGATCAGCCGTCGCGCTCGAGGGTCGTTACGTCCCGCACCTCGAGTCGCGTGCCGCCGTTCTCGCCGTTGTCGACCGACAGCTCCCAGTCGTGAGCTTCGGCGATCGCCCGGACGAGGGCCAGCCCCAGCCCGTCGGTCGCGACCTCGTCGTCGGGATCGGTCGTCGGATCGAGGACCCGCTCGTGAGCGGCCGGCGGGATCTCGGCGGCGTCGTCGAGCAGGAAGAAACCGCGGGAGCGCTCCCCGTTCTCGAAGCCGACGAGCCCCACCTGGATCGTCACCTCGCTGTCGGCGCGGGCCGCGGCGTCGTCGAACGCCGTCTCGAGGAGGTGGACGAACCGGTCGGCGTCGGCCCGCAGCGTCGCCGGCTCCTCGATGACGACGGAATCGTAATCGAGTCGGGAGCGCTCCAGCGCCTCGTCGATCGCCGACTCGAGGGAAATCCGGCTGCGGGTGCCGACGGTCGAGGCGTTGCGGGCGAACTCGCGAATGTCGTCGACGAGCCCCTCGGCCCGGTCGAGCGTCGCTTCGACGGAGTTCTCCGCGAGCGGGAACTCCCACTCCTCGTGAGTCTCACCGCCGTCGCCGCCCGCGCCGGCGCCGTCGCTCTCGAGGGCGTCGGCGACGGCCGATAGCTGGGCTTTCAGATCGCTCGAGAGGACGTTCGCGACCGACTCGAGGCGTTCGGTCTGGCGCTCGAGTTCGGCGGTCCGCTCCCGGAGGACCTGCTCCCGGTCGGCCCGGTCGAGGGCCGCCCGAGTGTTCTCGACGAGCGTCGAGATGAGGTCGACGTCGGTCTCGTCGAACCGGTGGGACTCGAGCGACCCGGTCATGAGGACGCCGTGGGTGCCGATCGGCGCGATGATCTCCGACCGGATCGGCGTGTCGGGGTTGTAAATGTCCTCGACCTCCCGGAGGTCGTCGAACCGCTCGACGTCGCCGGACTCGAAGACGTCCCAGACGAGCCCCTCGCCCGGGTTGAATCGGGGGAGACCGCCGAACTCGTCGTGGGCCCCTGCGGTCCCGGCGACGGGTTCGAGATAGCCCTTCTCCTCCTCTAACAGCCAGACGCCGCTGATCGGCAGTTCGAGCAGGTCGCTCCCGGAGTGAACCGCGATCGCGCAGATCTCTTCGGGATCGTCGGACTCGAGCAGCCAGCGGGTCACCTCGTGAAGCGACGTGACGACGCGCTCGTACTCGCGGCGGTCGGTGACGTCGCGGATCACGGCGGCGACGGTCGCGACGTCGTCTTCGATCGGGACGAAGCGGAACTCGCCGATCCGATCGACGCCGTCGGCGTCGGTAAACGGCACCTCGACGGTCCGCTCGACCGCGCTGCCGATGTCGATATCGGTGATCGCCCGACCGATCTCGACGGCGTCCTCGGCGGCGATCCCCGCGCGGTCGATGAGTCGTTCGACGTGTTCGCCGACGAGTTCCGACCGGTCGATGCCGAAGGCCGTCTCGGTGGCGTCGTTGACGGTGACGATCTCTCGAGTCCGATCGAGGGTGACGACGGCGTCGTTGACGGCCTCGACGACGGCGGCGTGTTGGGCCAGCGTGGTCTCCTGGACTTTCCGGTCGGTGACGTCGCGCATGTAGACCGAGAGGCCGCTCTCGGAGGGGTAGGCCCGCGCCTCGAACCAGGTCTCGAGTTGCGCGTGGTAGATCTCGAAGGAGACGGGGACCTGTTCGTCCATCGCGCGGTGGAAGCCGTCGGGGAACTGCGTCTCGACGGTCTGGGGGAACTCGTCCCACATGACCCGCCCGATCAGCTCCTCGCGGGAGCGTTTCAGCAGCGTCTCGGCGCGCTCGTTTACGTACGTGAAGCGAAAGTCCGTATCGAGCGCGAAGAAGGCGTCGGTGACCCGATCGACGATCGGCACGGATGGCAGCGTCACGACTGTTCACCCCCGTTCCCGGTCGGTGACGGCGCGACGATACCCCCCTCAGCGAGCCGATCGGCCCGCACCCTCGTTGCGATCATCGACAGCCAGTTGTTCCCTTCCTTTGCGGACCGCGTATTTCAGTGTCGTGGCCGACCAACGGCACGTCACTCCCGCTCGTACAGCGAAACGGTCGTTCCGAGGCCGCGCTCGACGGCTCGGTCGAAGACGAATTCGGCGGTAGCGGCGTCGAGGACCGCCGTCCCGACGCTCTCGAGGACGACGATCTCCGCCGTCGACTCGCGACCGTCATCGGCGCCGGCCAGCACGTCCCCGAACGGGCGGACCTCGAGGCCCTCGCGTCCGCGCAGGTCGCCCGTTTCGCGGGCTTCGTCGGGAACGTCGGCGAAGACGCGAGCCGCGCGGGCGATCGTCTCGTCGTCCAGTTCGCGCATCTCGGGCGTATAGGCGCCCACGGCGATCACGAGCGCTCCGTCGGCGAGGGCTTCGCCCGGGAAGACCGGCGCGGTACTCGTCGTCGCCGTGACGACGACGTCGGCGTCCGTCACGGCCTCCCGCGGGCTCTCGACCGGCGTCGCCGGGACGCCCAGTTCCGCCTCGAGGTCCCGTGCGCAGTCGACCCGGGAGTCGCTCGGCGAGGTGACCCGGATCGACTCGATCCGGTCGACGCCGACCGCGGCGGCGATGGCTCGGATCTGCCAGCGGGCCTGCGTGCCGGCGCCGACGACGGCCACCTCGAGCGGGCCGTCGACGGCGAGTTCGCGGGCGGCCAGTCCACCGATACAGCCCGTCCGGGCGCTGGTGACCCGCGTTCCGGCGAGATAGCCGACCGACTGGCCGGTCTCGGCGTCGATCACCTCGATCTGCGCGGTGACCGTCGGGAGCCCGCGCTCGGGGTTGTCCTCGACGACGGTCGCGAGCTTCGTCGCGGCGTAGTCGGCGCCGTGGACGTACGCCGGCATGCAGAGGCCGGTTCCGGCGGGGTCGTCCGGGGCGTCCGGGTCGAGCCCCGTTCCGATCGGGTAGTGGGGTCGCTCGGGCCGCTCGACGTCGCCCGCGCGTTGCTTCTCGAAGGCGTCGGCCACGACCGGCAGCAGTTCCTCGAGGTCGAGGACCGACGCGACGTCGCCGTCCGACAGCACGCGAACCATAGTCGAGCATCGGCGCTCGAGTACTTCAGTGTGGACGCGACGGCGGCTGGCGGCAGTCCCCGTTCAGAAGAATTCGCCGAGGTAGACGTCGGTCTCGGGGAACAGCGCCTCGAGCGTTTCGAACGCGTCGGGGGCCGCCGAATCGCCGGCCTCGAGTCGGCCCGTTCGCTCGAGATCCCGTACCGACCGGGTGCCGACGACGAGTTGGGAGAGCGCGCCGATCTCGAGGCGGACGTCGGCCGCGTCGGTTCCGTCGTCGGTCCGCTCGCAGGTGGCCGTTCCGTCCGCGACCTTGAGGGCGAACGTCCCGTCGTTCCAGTCGACCAGCGGGTCCTCGACGGCGATCGTCAGGCCGGCGTCGCGGTCGGGGTAGGACAGCGCGGACAGCGTCTCCGCGACGTCGACGATGCGGACCATCGGGCCGTCCGAGATCGTCGTCTCGATCTCGTCGGGATCGCGGACGAGATCGCGAATCGGGACGTCCGCGGGGAGTTCGAAGCGGGCGCGCTGGACCTGCGACTCGTGTCTGTAGCAAAACGCCAGCAGCGAGAGCAGGGCCTCGCGGTCGGCGAAGACGAGTTCGGAGACGTCCATCCGCCGGTCGCCCTGCTCGCCCGCCATCGTGTAGACGAGATACCCCGCGACGTCGCCGTCACGTTCGTACGCGTAGACGAACGGATCGCGGTCGCTGCCGCCGAAGACGCGAGCGCGCCACCAGTCCGGGTCGCGCTCGAGGGCCAGCCCGTAGCGCTCGGCGTGGGTCGCGTAGACCGACTCGAGGCGGTCGTACTCGTCGGCCTCGAGACGACGGAACCGTCCGCCATCGGCCGTCTCTCCGGTCGCGACCGACAGTAGCGACGGCTCGAACTCGTGGGTGCGGACCCGGTTGGCGGTGTCCCAGCCGTACTGCCGATAAAAGCGGTAGCGGAACGGCCACAGCACCGAAAAGCGGACGTCGCGGTCGCGGTACTCCGCCAACGAGCGGGCGAGCAACTGCCGGACGTGACCGCGCCGGCGGTACTCGGGGGGCGTCGAGACCGACGCCAGCCCGGCGGTCCGGTGGCGGTCGCCGCGGACGTGTGACTCGAGCCAGTAGTGCCGACAGACGCAGCGGGGATCGGCGTCGTCGGCCGCCTCGCTCGCGTAGAGGCCGCGCCGGGAGCCGAGCGTGTCCCGCAGCGTCTCGTGTTCGTCCGAATCGTACGCCGGGAGGCCCTCCTCCGGTTGAAACGCGTAGCTGCGGTACTCGTGGAAGACGTCCCGTTCGTCCGGGATGGGACGGTAGTCGACCATGCGAACGTGAGCGAGGGCGACCGAGAAAACTGTTCATGATTGCGAATTCCCGGCGAGGCCGACCCGAGAACGCTCCACCCGACGGCCGTCAGCCCAGCAGTATCAACGCGCCACCGACGATCGCGAGGGCGGCACCGCCGACGGTGAGCCAGAGCACCCGTCGATCCGGAACCGATTCGGCCGGCGTCCTCCGGAACGCCTCGAAGACCGACCCGGCGACCGTTCCGAAGCCGCTGATCGTCAGGAGGACGGGGATGACGCCGAGGCCGCTCGAGCGTAGTCCGGAGAGGCCGATGAGGCCGAGCGAACAACCGCAGATGGCCATCGAAAGGTGGTAGAGGTACGCTTCGTGGCGTGAGGAGGGAATCATGGTAAGTATCTAACCAGTCTGCGTGCAAGAATCTACCGAGTGCGTAGTTCGGGGTAGCCGGTTACCGTGTCGGCCTCGAGCGTCGAGCGGGACCGACAGCGGGCGATCGAACGGCGACGCCCGTCTCAGGCGTGGTCGTCGACGAACGCCTCGATCCGGGCCAGCGCCTCGCGGAGGTCCTCGAGGCCGGTCGCGTAGGAGATCCGCAGGTGGCCGTCGCCGCCGGCGCCGAAGACGTCGCCGGGGACGACGGCGACGCCCTGTTCGCGGAGGACCTCTTCGGCGAACTCCTCGGCGGTGAAGCCCTCGGGCACTTCGGGGAAGCAGTAGAAGGCGCCCTTGGCCTCGAAGACGTCCATCCCGATCTCGCGGAACCGCGAGAGGACGAACTGCCGGCGCCGGTCGTACTGGGCGACCATCTCTCGGACGTCGTTCTCGCAGGAATCCAAGGCCTCGAGGGCGGCGTACTGGGCCGTCGTCGGCGCCGAGAGCATCGTGTACTGGTGGATCTTGTTCATCGCGGCGATGGCGTCGGCCGGGCCGAGCGCGTAGCCGAGTCGGAGGCCGGTCATCGCGTGGGCCTTCGAGAAGCCGTTGAAGACGATGGTTCGCTCGCGCATCCCCTCGAAGCTCGCGATCGACGTGTGTTCGCCGTCGTAGGTCAGTTCGGCGTAGATCTCGTCGGA
This portion of the Haloterrigena gelatinilytica genome encodes:
- a CDS encoding GNAT family N-acetyltransferase, producing the protein MVDYRPIPDERDVFHEYRSYAFQPEEGLPAYDSDEHETLRDTLGSRRGLYASEAADDADPRCVCRHYWLESHVRGDRHRTAGLASVSTPPEYRRRGHVRQLLARSLAEYRDRDVRFSVLWPFRYRFYRQYGWDTANRVRTHEFEPSLLSVATGETADGGRFRRLEADEYDRLESVYATHAERYGLALERDPDWWRARVFGGSDRDPFVYAYERDGDVAGYLVYTMAGEQGDRRMDVSELVFADREALLSLLAFCYRHESQVQRARFELPADVPIRDLVRDPDEIETTISDGPMVRIVDVAETLSALSYPDRDAGLTIAVEDPLVDWNDGTFALKVADGTATCERTDDGTDAADVRLEIGALSQLVVGTRSVRDLERTGRLEAGDSAAPDAFETLEALFPETDVYLGEFF
- the purL gene encoding phosphoribosylformylglycinamidine synthase subunit PurL, coding for MSLADSDRELVVEELDRDPTPAEAALFENLWSEHCAYRSSRPLLSAFDSEGEQVVIGPGDDAAVVALPGSEDGDDSTYITMGIESHNHPSYVDPFDGAATGVGGIVRDTLSMGAYPIALADSLYFGEFDDEHSKYLLEGVVEGISHYGNCIGVPTVAGSVDFHPDYEGNPLVNVACVGLTNEERLVTAEAQEPGNKLVLVGNGTGRDGLGGASFASEDLAEDAETEDRPAVQVGDPYTEKLLIEANEQLVDEGLIESARDLGAAGLGGASSELVAKGGLGAEIELERVHQREPNMNALEILLAESQERMCYEVEPENVDRVREIAERFDLGCSVIGEVTDGNYTCTFEGETVVDVDAHFLGEGAPMNDLPSEEPERPETDLPEVDLEEAFDAVVSSPNTASKRWVYRQYDHEVGVRTSVGPGDDAAVIAIREAEQGLAISSGAAPNWTDAAPYEGARAVALENATNVAAKGATPLAAVDCLNGGNPEKPDVYGGFTGIVDGLAEMCGTLSAPVVGGNVSLYNDSVAGPIPPTPTLAMVGTKDGYDAPPLSVTADADDGATLLLVGDLGLEGEARLGGSEYLAQFDGSDRFPALPDDPAALIETLADVADDDATRAVHDVSHGGLAVALAEMVSDGAGLEVSLPVPESADETAAAALFHEQPGRALIQTTSPDAVREAFDGVAPVVELGSATDDGRLEVTVGDRTIATDAAAIRERRETIERELE
- a CDS encoding HalX domain-containing protein encodes the protein MATDTPSVLIVEDEPDLANLYAAWLGDTCDLETAYDGETALDAIDETVDIVLLDRRMPGLSGDTILTTIRDRGLDCRVAMVTAVEPDFDIIEMGFDDYLVKPVSKDELRRIVDQLTLRASYDEQLQEFFALASKKALLDAQKTDAELKSSQEYARLRDRLAVLRVQVNDTMEELLEQNGYRQLCQDITRDSILQESG
- a CDS encoding ornithine cyclodeaminase family protein, whose amino-acid sequence is MVRVLSDGDVASVLDLEELLPVVADAFEKQRAGDVERPERPHYPIGTGLDPDAPDDPAGTGLCMPAYVHGADYAATKLATVVEDNPERGLPTVTAQIEVIDAETGQSVGYLAGTRVTSARTGCIGGLAARELAVDGPLEVAVVGAGTQARWQIRAIAAAVGVDRIESIRVTSPSDSRVDCARDLEAELGVPATPVESPREAVTDADVVVTATTSTAPVFPGEALADGALVIAVGAYTPEMRELDDETIARAARVFADVPDEARETGDLRGREGLEVRPFGDVLAGADDGRESTAEIVVLESVGTAVLDAATAEFVFDRAVERGLGTTVSLYERE
- a CDS encoding PAS domain-containing protein, whose protein sequence is MTLPSVPIVDRVTDAFFALDTDFRFTYVNERAETLLKRSREELIGRVMWDEFPQTVETQFPDGFHRAMDEQVPVSFEIYHAQLETWFEARAYPSESGLSVYMRDVTDRKVQETTLAQHAAVVEAVNDAVVTLDRTREIVTVNDATETAFGIDRSELVGEHVERLIDRAGIAAEDAVEIGRAITDIDIGSAVERTVEVPFTDADGVDRIGEFRFVPIEDDVATVAAVIRDVTDRREYERVVTSLHEVTRWLLESDDPEEICAIAVHSGSDLLELPISGVWLLEEEKGYLEPVAGTAGAHDEFGGLPRFNPGEGLVWDVFESGDVERFDDLREVEDIYNPDTPIRSEIIAPIGTHGVLMTGSLESHRFDETDVDLISTLVENTRAALDRADREQVLRERTAELERQTERLESVANVLSSDLKAQLSAVADALESDGAGAGGDGGETHEEWEFPLAENSVEATLDRAEGLVDDIREFARNASTVGTRSRISLESAIDEALERSRLDYDSVVIEEPATLRADADRFVHLLETAFDDAAARADSEVTIQVGLVGFENGERSRGFFLLDDAAEIPPAAHERVLDPTTDPDDEVATDGLGLALVRAIAEAHDWELSVDNGENGGTRLEVRDVTTLERDG